The nucleotide sequence GCCCCTGATGGGTATCGAAAAATCATGTTTGTCCTTCGCGATTACAATGAAAAACGGGACGAAACACTAGCTGAGTACTACCTAAAAAAATATAGGCACCTTATCCCTGTTGATGTCGAATTTTGGGAATACGATGAAGCAACAAAAAAAGCGAAGCAACTCTCATTTAACAAATAAGTTTTGTGGAATACGTTCTATAACCTGTACGGCGTTGCGCTCAAAAAGAGATAGGGTTTCCCGGTCAGCGTTACCCGAAACTTCTTCTGTTGCAAATACTTCTTGCAGAAATAAACGTCCTTGTAAAGCAGTGACTGCTCCGAGAAGGCGTAGTTGGGTGCTTTGGCACCGTAGATGAGTTCCCCATCCGTCCAGCGGCTGTTGGGGAAGCCAAGGATGACGCTGCCGCCGGGGGCGAGATAGTTTTGTATGAGCGACATAAAAAGCGGCTTGAACTCCACGCCGGGGCTCTGCAGTGTTCCAATGCTCATAATGAGGTCGAAACGTCCCAGGTCGAGACTGCCAAGGTCGTTGATGTCATGAACGTGGAAAGTCACATTAGGCTCGGGGAACTTTGCCTGCGCCTCGGCGATGGCCGTCGATGAGTGGTCGATTCCGACGAGTTCTATCTCTCGAAAAGAGTCGCTGAGCATCCGGCGGATCAGCTCGAACTCCTCCCCGCTGTTGATGCCGAGGTTGAGCACCCGCTTCCGCTGTACTATTTTGACCCGTTCCAGTGAATGACGATAGGCCCAGAGGAAGGCCGGTTCCTCGTTCTTGTTGATGGCTGCAAAGGGGGAAGCCACGCCGTACTTCTCCGTCCTTTCCTCCACCTCTTCGCGGTGGAAAGACGAAGCCGTATCCAGTTTCATAAAGCATAGGCGGACGGTACCATTTTCGAGCCGTTCGGGGGTCATCATGCGGCACAGCAGCAGCTCCGCAAGGTCGGTCCAAGCCTTGTATCCGCGGTAGAAGTACTCCACACCTTCAACGGTAATAATCGCTCCGGCGTAGCTGCCCGCCCCCAGGTCGGGGTCGAGGACGGAAAACTCGACATTCTCCCCAGCTCCGAGCTGCGCCACCTTTGTTTCGAGCAGAGACAAAATCTCCGTCATCGGTTCGGTCGTAAACGTCAGCATCTTCTCCCTACTCCGCTTTCGGCACAAGGAGCCAGAGGCGGAGCGGCGATTTCATCCGCCCGGCTTCCGCCTCCGCGTGCTCGCCGTAGCCCCAGAAGAGGTCGGCGCGCACCTGCCCCTTGATGGCGCTGCCCGTATCCTGTGCCATGGCCAGGAGCTGCAGCGGTTCTCCTCCGAGGGGTTCGACGGCGTCGACGTAGACGGGGTAGCCCAGCGGGATGCGCGTTCGGTCGACGGCGACGGAGTGCATCGGCGTCAGCTCCGCGCCGAGCGTGCCCGTCGCCCCCTGGGTGCGCAGGCCAAAGAAGATATAGCTGGGATTAGACTCCAAAATGCGCTTCTTCTCTGCCGGGTGGCTGCGAAGGTAGGCGCGGATGGTCTGCAGGGAGATCTCGGCTTTGGGAATGAGCCCCTCCTCGACCATCAGCTTCCCGATGGAGCTGTAGGGGTGGCCGTTGCGGTCGGTGTGGCCGATGTAGAGGGTCGTGTTGTCATCGAGCAGTACCCGCCCGGAGCCCTGGACATGGAGGAAAAAGCGGTCGATGTCGCTGCTGACATAACAGAGCGGCTGCGCGTCGACGTCCCCGGCGTTGATCTGCGCCCGGGAGGGGTACGGTACCACGCGGTTGCCCTGCAGCCTGCCGCGCAGGTATTGGTGCGCAAGCTCCGGGTAGAGCAAGGCCAGCTCGACGCGCAGCAGGTCCTTCGGCGGTGCGTACAGAGGAAAGGGGTAAGCGGCGCTCTGATTCGCAGAGCCGTGCAGGAGCGGTTCGTAGTAGCCCGTCATCAGCCCCTCACTCTCCCCCTGCTCCGACAGCATAAAGGGGCGGAAGTTCGCTTCAAAAAAGGCTTTGGGGTCATTGCTCTTTTCCGCCTCTTCGCAGAGCGTCTGCAATGCTGGCACCTTGTTCAAGCCGCACTGTTTTTTGAAAACGGCCAGCCCTGCCGCTGCTCTTTGTTCGTTCCACTGCGGCAACTTGTCAAAGGATACGAAGACGCCGCTGCTGTCCGCCTCGCCGTTCAGGTTCAGGTGTGTTGCTTTCTCGGCACAGCCGGTCAAAAAGGTCAGAAAAACAAGGGTAAAAAGGGAATGAAAAATGTACAACTTTATATCACTTCACTCAAGATGGTATAATTCCGAAAATTTTTTCGGGGCACTTCATTGTGCCGATCAAAAAAAACAGTATAACAGGGGATTTGTATGGAAGAGATGAGCTATTACGAAATTTTGGAGATCAGCCAGAGCGCTGAAAAGACCGAGATCAAGAAAGCCTATCGCAAAATGGCAAAGAAGTACCATCCCGACGCCAACCCGGACGACCCGGAAGCGGAACACAAATTCAAGCTCTGTAACGAGGCCTACCAGGTCCTCAGCGACGACGAAAAACGGGGCATCTACGACCGCTACGGCAAACAGGGACTCGAGGGCATGGGCGCCGGCGGCGGACGCGGCGGTTTCGGCGGGTTTGAGGACCTGGGCGAGATCTTCGAAGAGATGTTCGGCGGCGGGCGCCGTTCGCGCCAGAACCCTGCGGATATGGACAAATACCCCCTCGACCTCGGCGTGGAGATCGTTCTCAGCTTCAAAGAGGCCGTGTTCGGTTGCGACAAGGAAGTGAGCTTCAGCTACAAAAAGGCGTGCGCGATGTGCGACGGCACCGGCGCCAAGGACGGCAAGCTCGCGCCGTGTAAACAGTGCGGCGGCAAGGGCCAGGTCTATATGCGCCAGGGCTTCATGACCTTCTCCCAGACCTGCCCGGTCTGCCACGGCGCGGGCACGATGCCGGGCGAGCCCTGCTCCGAGTGCCACGGCGCGGGCTTCGAGGAGGTCGAAGAGACCGTGACCATCAAAGTCCCCGCAGGCGTCGACAGCGACAACCGCCTGCGCGTCTCCGGCAAGGGCAACGTCGGCAAGCGCGGCAACCGCGGCGACCTCTACGTCACCTTCCAGGTCGAGCACGACGAGACCTTCCAGCGCCACGGCAACGACGTCTACGTCGAAGTCCCCGTCTTCTTCACCCAGGCGATCCTCGGCGAGACCATCACCATCCCGTCGCTGACCGGCGAGATCGAGCTTGAACTCGACCAGGGGACCCGCGACAAGCAGCAGTACCGCTTCCGCAGCGAGGGGATCGAGGACGTCCACGGCCACGGCAAAGGCAGCCTGATCGCCCAGGTCAAGCTCGTCTACCCGAAAAAACTGAACGACGAGCAGAAGGACCTGCTCGAACAGCTCCAGGAGAGCTTCGGCATCGAATCGAAACCCCACGAAAGCGTCTTCGAATCGGCCTTTGAGAAGGTCAAAGGGTGGTTTAAATAAGGGGCGGTAAAATACCTCTATAATCCCTACAGGAGCGCCTTATGAAAGAGTGCAACTCCCTCGCAGAAGTCCGTCAGGAGATCGACAAGCTCGACGATATGATCGTCGAGCTCATCGCCAAGCGC is from Sulfurimonas sp. HSL-1656 and encodes:
- a CDS encoding class I SAM-dependent methyltransferase; translation: MLTFTTEPMTEILSLLETKVAQLGAGENVEFSVLDPDLGAGSYAGAIITVEGVEYFYRGYKAWTDLAELLLCRMMTPERLENGTVRLCFMKLDTASSFHREEVEERTEKYGVASPFAAINKNEEPAFLWAYRHSLERVKIVQRKRVLNLGINSGEEFELIRRMLSDSFREIELVGIDHSSTAIAEAQAKFPEPNVTFHVHDINDLGSLDLGRFDLIMSIGTLQSPGVEFKPLFMSLIQNYLAPGGSVILGFPNSRWTDGELIYGAKAPNYAFSEQSLLYKDVYFCKKYLQQKKFRVTLTGKPYLFLSATPYRL
- the dnaJ gene encoding molecular chaperone DnaJ, encoding MEEMSYYEILEISQSAEKTEIKKAYRKMAKKYHPDANPDDPEAEHKFKLCNEAYQVLSDDEKRGIYDRYGKQGLEGMGAGGGRGGFGGFEDLGEIFEEMFGGGRRSRQNPADMDKYPLDLGVEIVLSFKEAVFGCDKEVSFSYKKACAMCDGTGAKDGKLAPCKQCGGKGQVYMRQGFMTFSQTCPVCHGAGTMPGEPCSECHGAGFEEVEETVTIKVPAGVDSDNRLRVSGKGNVGKRGNRGDLYVTFQVEHDETFQRHGNDVYVEVPVFFTQAILGETITIPSLTGEIELELDQGTRDKQQYRFRSEGIEDVHGHGKGSLIAQVKLVYPKKLNDEQKDLLEQLQESFGIESKPHESVFESAFEKVKGWFK
- a CDS encoding MltA domain-containing protein; its protein translation is MYIFHSLFTLVFLTFLTGCAEKATHLNLNGEADSSGVFVSFDKLPQWNEQRAAAGLAVFKKQCGLNKVPALQTLCEEAEKSNDPKAFFEANFRPFMLSEQGESEGLMTGYYEPLLHGSANQSAAYPFPLYAPPKDLLRVELALLYPELAHQYLRGRLQGNRVVPYPSRAQINAGDVDAQPLCYVSSDIDRFFLHVQGSGRVLLDDNTTLYIGHTDRNGHPYSSIGKLMVEEGLIPKAEISLQTIRAYLRSHPAEKKRILESNPSYIFFGLRTQGATGTLGAELTPMHSVAVDRTRIPLGYPVYVDAVEPLGGEPLQLLAMAQDTGSAIKGQVRADLFWGYGEHAEAEAGRMKSPLRLWLLVPKAE